The following proteins are co-located in the Penaeus vannamei isolate JL-2024 chromosome 34, ASM4276789v1, whole genome shotgun sequence genome:
- the LOC113819058 gene encoding loricrin-like isoform X8 has protein sequence MTRPLAVLYLVAVGVASAASPGPSPASAASPGPDLVRPQRDDDFSIEIFDPEDEILLSDLYAIGGYGLGAGFSGHRQTGVSGFRPGFQGQRGKPGKGSRYPVGGSLSGAGGFPSVGSGSLSGAGGFPSGSGFPSGAGGFPSRGSGSLSGAGGFPSGSGSLSGAGGFPSGSGSLSGAGGFPSGSGSLSGAGGFPSGSGSLSGAGGFPSGGSGSLSGAGGFPSGGGGFPSGSGSLSGAGGFPSGGSGSLSGAGGFPSGGSGSLSGAGGFPSGGGGFPSGSGSLSGSGGFPSGGSGSLSGSGGFPSGGSGSLSGSGGFPSGGSGSLSGAGGFPSGGGGFPSGSGSLSGAGGFPSGSGSLSGAGGFPSGGSGSLSGAGGFPSGGGGFPSGSGSLSGSGGFPSGGGGFPSGSGSLSGSGGFPSGGSGSLSGSGGFPSGSGSLSGSGGFPSGGSGSLSGSGGFPSGSGSLSGSGGFPSGGSGFPSGSGSLSGSGGFPSGSGFPSESGSLSGSGGFPSGSGSLSGSGGFPSGGSGFPSGSGSLSGSGGFPSGGSGSLPGSGGFPSGGSGSLSGSGGFPSGSGSSSGGSGFPSGGDGFPSLSGAGGFPSGGSGSLSGAGGFPSGSGSLSGAGGYPSGGSRSSAGKGGFPSGGSSRSSSRG, from the exons ATGACGAGGCCGCTCGCCGTGCTCTACCTGGTGGCCGTGGGCGTCGCCAGCGCCGCGAGCCCCGGCCCCAGCCCCGCCAGCGCCGCGAGCCCCGGACCCGACCTCGTCCGGCCCCAACGCGACGACGACTTCTCCATCGAGATCTTCGATCCCGAGGACGAGATCCTCCTTTCCGACCTGTATGCAATCGGCGGCTACGGCTTAGGGGCAGGCTTCTCTGGGCACCGACAGACTGGTGTATCAGGATTCCGGCCCGGCTTCCAGGGCCAGCGGGGCAAGCCGGGAAAGGGAAGTCGCTACCCCGTAGGAGGATCCTTGTCAGGAGCAGGTGGATTCCCATCTGTAGGAAGTGGATCCTTATCAGGGGCAGGTGGATTCCCATCTGGAAGTGGATTCCCGTCAGGAGCAGGTGGATTCCCATCGAGAGGAAGTGGATCCTTATCAGGGGCAGGTGGATTCCCATCTGGGAGTGGATCCTTATCAGGAGCAGGTGGATTCCCATCTGGAAGTGGATCTTTGTCTGGAGCAGGTGGATTCCCGTCAGGAAGTGGATCCTTGTCAGGAGCAGGTGGATTCCCGTCAGGAAGTGGATCCTTGTCAGGAGCAGGTGGATTCCCATCTGGAGGAAGTGGATCCTTATCAGGGGCAGGTGGATTTCCATCTGGAGGAGGTGGATTCCCGTCAGGAAGCGGATCCTTGTCAGGAGCAGGTGGATTCCCATCTGGAGGAAGCGGATCCTTGTCAGGAGCAGGTGGATTCCCATCTGGAGGAAGTGGATCCTTATCAGGGGCAGGTGGATTCCCATCTGGAGGAGGTGGATTCCCGTCAGGAAGCGGATCCTTGTCTGGATCAGGTGGATTCCCATCTGGAGGAAGTGGATCCTTATCAGGATCAGGTGGATTCCCATCTGGAGGAAGTGGATCCTTATCAGGATCAGGTGGATTCCCATCTGGAGGAAGTGGATCCTTATCAGGGGCAGGTGGATTTCCATCTGGAGGAGGTGGATTCCCGTCAGGAAGCGGATCCTTGTCAGGAGCAG GTGGATTCCCGTCAGGAAGCGGATCCTTGTCAGGAGCAGGTGGATTCCCATCTGGAGGAAGTGGATCCTTATCAGGGGCAGGTGGATTCCCATCTGGAGGAGGTGGATTCCCGTCAGGAAGCGGATCCTTGTCAGGATCAGGTGGATTCCCATCTGGAGGAGGTGGATTCCCGTCAGGAAGCGGATCCTTGTCTGGATCAGGTGGATTCCCATCTGGAGGAAGTGGATCCTTATCAGGATCAGGTGGATTCCCGTCAGGAAGCGGATCCTTGTCTGGATCAGGTGGATTCCCATCTGGAGGAAGTGGGTCCTTATCAGGATCAGGTGGATTCCCGTCAGGAAGTGGATCCTTGTCTGGATCAGGTGGATTCCCATCTGGAGGAAGTGGATTCCCGTCAGGAAGCGGATCCTTGTCTGGATCAGGTGGATTTCCATCTGGAAGTGGATTCCCGTCAGAAAGTGGATCCTTGTCTGGATCAGGTGGATTCCCATCTGGAAGTGGATCCTTATCAGGATCAGGTGGATTTCCATCTGGAGGAAGTGGATTCCCGTCAGGAAGCGGATCCTTGTCTGGATCAGGTGGATTCCCATCTGGAGGAAGTGGATCCTTGCCTGGATCAGGTGGATTTCCATCTGGAGGAAGTGGATCCTTATCAGGATCAGGTGGATTCCCGTCAGGGAGCGGATCCTCGTCTGGAGGAAGTGGATTCCCATCTGGAGGAGATGGATTTCCATCGTTGTCAGGAGCAGGCGGATTCCCATCTGGAGGAAGTGGATCGTTGTCAGGAGCAGGTGGATTCCCGTCAGGAAGTGGATCGTTATCAGGAGCAGGTGGATATCCGTCAGGAGGAAGTAGATCCTCGGCTGGAAAAGGTGGATTCCCATCCGGAGGAAGTAGTCGCTCGTCTAGCAGAGGCTGA
- the LOC113819058 gene encoding loricrin-like isoform X36: MTRPLAVLYLVAVGVASAASPGPSPASAASPGPDLVRPQRDDDFSIEIFDPEDEILLSDLYAIGGYGLGAGFSGHRQTGVSGFRPGFQGQRGKPGKGSRYPVGGSLSGAGGFPSVGSGSLSGAGGFPSGSGFPSGAGGFPSRGSGSLSGAGGFPSGSGSLSGAGGFPSGSGSLSGAGGFPSGSGSLSGAGGFPSGSGSLSGAGGFPSGGSGSLSGAGGFPSGGGGFPSGSGSLSGAGGFPSGGSGSLSGAGGFPSGGGGFPSGSGSLSGAGGFPSGGSGSLSGAGGFPSGGGGFPSGSGSLSGAGGFPSGGSGSLSGAGGFPSGGGGFPSGSGSLSGSGGFPSGGGGFPSGSGSLSGSGGFPSGGSGSLSGSGGFPSGSGSLSGSGGFPSGGSGSLSGSGGFPSGSGSLSGSGGFPSGGSGFPSGSGSLSGSGGFPSGSGFPSESGSLSGSGGFPSGSGSLSGSGGFPSGGSGFPSGSGSLSGSGGFPSGGSGSLPGSGGFPSGGSGSLSGSGGFPSGSGSSSGGSGFPSGGDGFPSLSGAGGFPSGGSGSLSGAGGFPSGSGSLSGAGGYPSGGSRSSAGKGGFPSGGSSRSSSRG, from the exons ATGACGAGGCCGCTCGCCGTGCTCTACCTGGTGGCCGTGGGCGTCGCCAGCGCCGCGAGCCCCGGCCCCAGCCCCGCCAGCGCCGCGAGCCCCGGACCCGACCTCGTCCGGCCCCAACGCGACGACGACTTCTCCATCGAGATCTTCGATCCCGAGGACGAGATCCTCCTTTCCGACCTGTATGCAATCGGCGGCTACGGCTTAGGGGCAGGCTTCTCTGGGCACCGACAGACTGGTGTATCAGGATTCCGGCCCGGCTTCCAGGGCCAGCGGGGCAAGCCGGGAAAGGGAAGTCGCTACCCCGTAGGAGGATCCTTGTCAGGAGCAGGTGGATTCCCATCTGTAGGAAGTGGATCCTTATCAGGGGCAGGTGGATTCCCATCTGGAAGTGGATTCCCGTCAGGAGCAGGTGGATTCCCATCGAGAGGAAGTGGATCCTTATCAGGGGCAGGTGGATTCCCATCTGGGAGTGGATCCTTATCAGGAGCAGGTGGATTCCCATCTGGAAGTGGATCTTTGTCTGGAGCAGGTGGATTCCCGTCAGGAAGTGGATCCTTGTCAGGAGCAGGTGGATTCCCGTCAGGAAGTGGATCCTTGTCAGGAGCAGGTGGATTCCCATCTGGAGGAAGTGGATCCTTATCAGGGGCAGGTGGATTTCCATCTGGAGGAGGTGGATTCCCGTCAGGAAGCGGATCCTTGTCAGGAGCAG GTGGATTCCCATCTGGAGGAAGTGGATCCTTATCAGGGGCAGGTGGATTTCCATCTGGAGGAGGTGGATTCCCGTCAGGAAGCGGATCCTTGTCAGGAGCAGGTGGATTCCCATCTGGAGGAAGTGGATCCTTATCAGGGGCAGGTGGATTTCCATCTGGAGGAGGTGGATTCCCGTCAGGAAGCGGATCCTTGTCAGGAGCAGGTGGATTCCCATCTGGAGGAAGTGGATCCTTATCAGGGGCAGGTGGATTCCCATCTGGAGGAGGTGGATTCCCGTCAGGAAGCGGATCCTTGTCAGGATCAGGTGGATTCCCATCTGGAGGAGGTGGATTCCCGTCAGGAAGCGGATCCTTGTCTGGATCAGGTGGATTCCCATCTGGAGGAAGTGGATCCTTATCAGGATCAGGTGGATTCCCGTCAGGAAGCGGATCCTTGTCTGGATCAGGTGGATTCCCATCTGGAGGAAGTGGGTCCTTATCAGGATCAGGTGGATTCCCGTCAGGAAGTGGATCCTTGTCTGGATCAGGTGGATTCCCATCTGGAGGAAGTGGATTCCCGTCAGGAAGCGGATCCTTGTCTGGATCAGGTGGATTTCCATCTGGAAGTGGATTCCCGTCAGAAAGTGGATCCTTGTCTGGATCAGGTGGATTCCCATCTGGAAGTGGATCCTTATCAGGATCAGGTGGATTTCCATCTGGAGGAAGTGGATTCCCGTCAGGAAGCGGATCCTTGTCTGGATCAGGTGGATTCCCATCTGGAGGAAGTGGATCCTTGCCTGGATCAGGTGGATTTCCATCTGGAGGAAGTGGATCCTTATCAGGATCAGGTGGATTCCCGTCAGGGAGCGGATCCTCGTCTGGAGGAAGTGGATTCCCATCTGGAGGAGATGGATTTCCATCGTTGTCAGGAGCAGGCGGATTCCCATCTGGAGGAAGTGGATCGTTGTCAGGAGCAGGTGGATTCCCGTCAGGAAGTGGATCGTTATCAGGAGCAGGTGGATATCCGTCAGGAGGAAGTAGATCCTCGGCTGGAAAAGGTGGATTCCCATCCGGAGGAAGTAGTCGCTCGTCTAGCAGAGGCTGA
- the LOC113819058 gene encoding loricrin-like isoform X18: protein MTRPLAVLYLVAVGVASAASPGPSPASAASPGPDLVRPQRDDDFSIEIFDPEDEILLSDLYAIGGYGLGAGFSGHRQTGVSGFRPGFQGQRGKPGKGSRYPVGGSLSGAGGFPSVGSGSLSGAGGFPSGSGFPSGAGGFPSRGSGSLSGAGGFPSGSGSLSGAGGFPSGSGSLSGAGGFPSGSGSLSGAGGFPSGSGSLSGAGGFPSGGSGSLSGAGGFPSGGSGSLSGAGGFPSGGGGFPSGSGSLSGSGGFPSGGSGSLSGSGGFPSGGSGSLSGSGGFPSGGSGSLSGAGGFPSGGGGFPSGSGSLSGAGGFPSGGSGSLSGAGGFPSGGGGFPSGSGSLSGAGGFPSGGSGSLSGAGGFPSGGGGFPSGSGSLSGSGGFPSGGGGFPSGSGSLSGSGGFPSGGSGSLSGSGGFPSGSGSLSGSGGFPSGGSGSLSGSGGFPSGSGSLSGSGGFPSGGSGFPSGSGSLSGSGGFPSGSGFPSESGSLSGSGGFPSGSGSLSGSGGFPSGGSGFPSGSGSLSGSGGFPSGGSGSLPGSGGFPSGGSGSLSGSGGFPSGSGSSSGGSGFPSGGDGFPSLSGAGGFPSGGSGSLSGAGGFPSGSGSLSGAGGYPSGGSRSSAGKGGFPSGGSSRSSSRG, encoded by the exons ATGACGAGGCCGCTCGCCGTGCTCTACCTGGTGGCCGTGGGCGTCGCCAGCGCCGCGAGCCCCGGCCCCAGCCCCGCCAGCGCCGCGAGCCCCGGACCCGACCTCGTCCGGCCCCAACGCGACGACGACTTCTCCATCGAGATCTTCGATCCCGAGGACGAGATCCTCCTTTCCGACCTGTATGCAATCGGCGGCTACGGCTTAGGGGCAGGCTTCTCTGGGCACCGACAGACTGGTGTATCAGGATTCCGGCCCGGCTTCCAGGGCCAGCGGGGCAAGCCGGGAAAGGGAAGTCGCTACCCCGTAGGAGGATCCTTGTCAGGAGCAGGTGGATTCCCATCTGTAGGAAGTGGATCCTTATCAGGGGCAGGTGGATTCCCATCTGGAAGTGGATTCCCGTCAGGAGCAGGTGGATTCCCATCGAGAGGAAGTGGATCCTTATCAGGGGCAGGTGGATTCCCATCTGGGAGTGGATCCTTATCAGGAGCAGGTGGATTCCCATCTGGAAGTGGATCTTTGTCTGGAGCAGGTGGATTCCCGTCAGGAAGTGGATCCTTGTCAGGAGCAG GTGGATTCCCGTCAGGAAGCGGATCCTTGTCAGGAGCAGGTGGATTCCCATCTGGAGGAAGCGGATCCTTGTCAGGAGCAGGTGGATTCCCATCTGGAGGAAGTGGATCCTTATCAGGGGCAGGTGGATTCCCATCTGGAGGAGGTGGATTCCCGTCAGGAAGCGGATCCTTGTCTGGATCAGGTGGATTCCCATCTGGAGGAAGTGGATCCTTATCAGGATCAGGTGGATTCCCATCTGGAGGAAGTGGATCCTTATCAGGATCAGGTGGATTCCCATCTGGAGGAAGTGGATCCTTATCAGGGGCAGGTGGATTTCCATCTGGAGGAGGTGGATTCCCGTCAGGAAGCGGATCCTTGTCAGGAGCAGGTGGATTCCCATCTGGAGGAAGTGGATCCTTATCAGGGGCAGGTGGATTTCCATCTGGAGGAGGTGGATTCCCGTCAGGAAGCGGATCCTTGTCAGGAGCAGGTGGATTCCCATCTGGAGGAAGTGGATCCTTATCAGGGGCAGGTGGATTCCCATCTGGAGGAGGTGGATTCCCGTCAGGAAGCGGATCCTTGTCAGGATCAGGTGGATTCCCATCTGGAGGAGGTGGATTCCCGTCAGGAAGCGGATCCTTGTCTGGATCAGGTGGATTCCCATCTGGAGGAAGTGGATCCTTATCAGGATCAGGTGGATTCCCGTCAGGAAGCGGATCCTTGTCTGGATCAGGTGGATTCCCATCTGGAGGAAGTGGGTCCTTATCAGGATCAGGTGGATTCCCGTCAGGAAGTGGATCCTTGTCTGGATCAGGTGGATTCCCATCTGGAGGAAGTGGATTCCCGTCAGGAAGCGGATCCTTGTCTGGATCAGGTGGATTTCCATCTGGAAGTGGATTCCCGTCAGAAAGTGGATCCTTGTCTGGATCAGGTGGATTCCCATCTGGAAGTGGATCCTTATCAGGATCAGGTGGATTTCCATCTGGAGGAAGTGGATTCCCGTCAGGAAGCGGATCCTTGTCTGGATCAGGTGGATTCCCATCTGGAGGAAGTGGATCCTTGCCTGGATCAGGTGGATTTCCATCTGGAGGAAGTGGATCCTTATCAGGATCAGGTGGATTCCCGTCAGGGAGCGGATCCTCGTCTGGAGGAAGTGGATTCCCATCTGGAGGAGATGGATTTCCATCGTTGTCAGGAGCAGGCGGATTCCCATCTGGAGGAAGTGGATCGTTGTCAGGAGCAGGTGGATTCCCGTCAGGAAGTGGATCGTTATCAGGAGCAGGTGGATATCCGTCAGGAGGAAGTAGATCCTCGGCTGGAAAAGGTGGATTCCCATCCGGAGGAAGTAGTCGCTCGTCTAGCAGAGGCTGA
- the LOC113819058 gene encoding loricrin-like isoform X17, which translates to MTRPLAVLYLVAVGVASAASPGPSPASAASPGPDLVRPQRDDDFSIEIFDPEDEILLSDLYAIGGYGLGAGFSGHRQTGVSGFRPGFQGQRGKPGKGSRYPVGGSLSGAGGFPSVGSGSLSGAGGFPSGSGFPSGAGGFPSRGSGSLSGAGGFPSGSGSLSGAGGFPSGSGSLSGAGGFPSGSGSLSGAGGFPSGSGSLSGAGGFPSGGSGSLSGAGGFPSGGGGFPSGSGSLSGAGGFPSGGSGSLSGAGGFPSGGSGSLSGAGGFPSGGGGFPSGSGSLSGSGGFPSGGSGSLSGSGGFPSGGSGSLSGSGGFPSGGSGSLSGAGGFPSGGGGFPSGSGSLSGAGGFPSGGSGSLSGAGGFPSGGGGFPSGSGSLSGAGGFPSGGSGSLSGAGGFPSGGGGFPSGSGSLSGSGGFPSGSGSLSGSGGFPSGGSGSLSGSGGFPSGSGSLSGSGGFPSGGSGFPSGSGSLSGSGGFPSGSGFPSESGSLSGSGGFPSGSGSLSGSGGFPSGGSGFPSGSGSLSGSGGFPSGGSGSLPGSGGFPSGGSGSLSGSGGFPSGSGSSSGGSGFPSGGDGFPSLSGAGGFPSGGSGSLSGAGGFPSGSGSLSGAGGYPSGGSRSSAGKGGFPSGGSSRSSSRG; encoded by the exons ATGACGAGGCCGCTCGCCGTGCTCTACCTGGTGGCCGTGGGCGTCGCCAGCGCCGCGAGCCCCGGCCCCAGCCCCGCCAGCGCCGCGAGCCCCGGACCCGACCTCGTCCGGCCCCAACGCGACGACGACTTCTCCATCGAGATCTTCGATCCCGAGGACGAGATCCTCCTTTCCGACCTGTATGCAATCGGCGGCTACGGCTTAGGGGCAGGCTTCTCTGGGCACCGACAGACTGGTGTATCAGGATTCCGGCCCGGCTTCCAGGGCCAGCGGGGCAAGCCGGGAAAGGGAAGTCGCTACCCCGTAGGAGGATCCTTGTCAGGAGCAGGTGGATTCCCATCTGTAGGAAGTGGATCCTTATCAGGGGCAGGTGGATTCCCATCTGGAAGTGGATTCCCGTCAGGAGCAGGTGGATTCCCATCGAGAGGAAGTGGATCCTTATCAGGGGCAGGTGGATTCCCATCTGGGAGTGGATCCTTATCAGGAGCAGGTGGATTCCCATCTGGAAGTGGATCTTTGTCTGGAGCAGGTGGATTCCCGTCAGGAAGTGGATCCTTGTCAGGAGCAGGTGGATTCCCGTCAGGAAGTGGATCCTTGTCAGGAGCAGGTGGATTCCCATCTGGAGGAAGTGGATCCTTATCAGGGGCAGGTGGATTTCCATCTGGAGGAGGTGGATTCCCGTCAGGAAGCGGATCCTTGTCAGGAGCAGGTGGATTCCCATCTGGAGGAAGCGGATCCTTGTCAGGAGCAGGTGGATTCCCATCTGGAGGAAGTGGATCCTTATCAGGGGCAGGTGGATTCCCATCTGGAGGAGGTGGATTCCCGTCAGGAAGCGGATCCTTGTCTGGATCAGGTGGATTCCCATCTGGAGGAAGTGGATCCTTATCAGGATCAGGTGGATTCCCATCTGGAGGAAGTGGATCCTTATCAGGATCAGGTGGATTCCCATCTGGAGGAAGTGGATCCTTATCAGGGGCAGGTGGATTTCCATCTGGAGGAGGTGGATTCCCGTCAGGAAGCGGATCCTTGTCAGGAGCAGGTGGATTCCCATCTGGAGGAAGTGGATCCTTATCAGGGGCAGGTGGATTTCCATCTGGAGGAGGTGGATTCCCGTCAGGAAGCGGATCCTTGTCAGGAGCAGGTGGATTCCCATCTGGAGGAAGTGGATCCTTATCAGGGGCAGGTGGATTCCCATCTGGAGGAGGTGGATTCCCGTCAGGAAGCGGATCCTTGTCAGGATCAG GTGGATTCCCGTCAGGAAGCGGATCCTTGTCTGGATCAGGTGGATTCCCATCTGGAGGAAGTGGGTCCTTATCAGGATCAGGTGGATTCCCGTCAGGAAGTGGATCCTTGTCTGGATCAGGTGGATTCCCATCTGGAGGAAGTGGATTCCCGTCAGGAAGCGGATCCTTGTCTGGATCAGGTGGATTTCCATCTGGAAGTGGATTCCCGTCAGAAAGTGGATCCTTGTCTGGATCAGGTGGATTCCCATCTGGAAGTGGATCCTTATCAGGATCAGGTGGATTTCCATCTGGAGGAAGTGGATTCCCGTCAGGAAGCGGATCCTTGTCTGGATCAGGTGGATTCCCATCTGGAGGAAGTGGATCCTTGCCTGGATCAGGTGGATTTCCATCTGGAGGAAGTGGATCCTTATCAGGATCAGGTGGATTCCCGTCAGGGAGCGGATCCTCGTCTGGAGGAAGTGGATTCCCATCTGGAGGAGATGGATTTCCATCGTTGTCAGGAGCAGGCGGATTCCCATCTGGAGGAAGTGGATCGTTGTCAGGAGCAGGTGGATTCCCGTCAGGAAGTGGATCGTTATCAGGAGCAGGTGGATATCCGTCAGGAGGAAGTAGATCCTCGGCTGGAAAAGGTGGATTCCCATCCGGAGGAAGTAGTCGCTCGTCTAGCAGAGGCTGA
- the LOC113819058 gene encoding loricrin-like isoform X12 — translation MTRPLAVLYLVAVGVASAASPGPSPASAASPGPDLVRPQRDDDFSIEIFDPEDEILLSDLYAIGGYGLGAGFSGHRQTGVSGFRPGFQGQRGKPGKGSRYPVGGSLSGAGGFPSVGSGSLSGAGGFPSGSGFPSGAGGFPSRGSGSLSGAGGFPSGSGSLSGAGGFPSGSGSLSGAGGFPSGSGSLSGAGGFPSGSGSLSGAGGFPSGGSGSLSGAGGFPSGGGGFPSGSGSLSGAGGFPSGGSGSLSGAGGFPSGGSGSLSGAGGFPSGGGGFPSGSGSLSGSGGFPSGGSGSLSGAGGFPSGGGGFPSGSGSLSGAGGFPSGGSGSLSGAGGFPSGGGGFPSGSGSLSGAGGFPSGGSGSLSGAGGFPSGGGGFPSGSGSLSGSGGFPSGGGGFPSGSGSLSGSGGFPSGGSGSLSGSGGFPSGSGSLSGSGGFPSGGSGSLSGSGGFPSGSGSLSGSGGFPSGGSGFPSGSGSLSGSGGFPSGSGFPSESGSLSGSGGFPSGSGSLSGSGGFPSGGSGFPSGSGSLSGSGGFPSGGSGSLPGSGGFPSGGSGSLSGSGGFPSGSGSSSGGSGFPSGGDGFPSLSGAGGFPSGGSGSLSGAGGFPSGSGSLSGAGGYPSGGSRSSAGKGGFPSGGSSRSSSRG, via the exons ATGACGAGGCCGCTCGCCGTGCTCTACCTGGTGGCCGTGGGCGTCGCCAGCGCCGCGAGCCCCGGCCCCAGCCCCGCCAGCGCCGCGAGCCCCGGACCCGACCTCGTCCGGCCCCAACGCGACGACGACTTCTCCATCGAGATCTTCGATCCCGAGGACGAGATCCTCCTTTCCGACCTGTATGCAATCGGCGGCTACGGCTTAGGGGCAGGCTTCTCTGGGCACCGACAGACTGGTGTATCAGGATTCCGGCCCGGCTTCCAGGGCCAGCGGGGCAAGCCGGGAAAGGGAAGTCGCTACCCCGTAGGAGGATCCTTGTCAGGAGCAGGTGGATTCCCATCTGTAGGAAGTGGATCCTTATCAGGGGCAGGTGGATTCCCATCTGGAAGTGGATTCCCGTCAGGAGCAGGTGGATTCCCATCGAGAGGAAGTGGATCCTTATCAGGGGCAGGTGGATTCCCATCTGGGAGTGGATCCTTATCAGGAGCAGGTGGATTCCCATCTGGAAGTGGATCTTTGTCTGGAGCAGGTGGATTCCCGTCAGGAAGTGGATCCTTGTCAGGAGCAGGTGGATTCCCGTCAGGAAGTGGATCCTTGTCAGGAGCAGGTGGATTCCCATCTGGAGGAAGTGGATCCTTATCAGGGGCAGGTGGATTTCCATCTGGAGGAGGTGGATTCCCGTCAGGAAGCGGATCCTTGTCAGGAGCAGGTGGATTCCCATCTGGAGGAAGCGGATCCTTGTCAGGAGCAGGTGGATTCCCATCTGGAGGAAGTGGATCCTTATCAGGGGCAGGTGGATTCCCATCTGGAGGAGGTGGATTCCCGTCAGGAAGCGGATCCTTGTCTGGATCAG GTGGATTCCCATCTGGAGGAAGTGGATCCTTATCAGGGGCAGGTGGATTTCCATCTGGAGGAGGTGGATTCCCGTCAGGAAGCGGATCCTTGTCAGGAGCAGGTGGATTCCCATCTGGAGGAAGTGGATCCTTATCAGGGGCAGGTGGATTTCCATCTGGAGGAGGTGGATTCCCGTCAGGAAGCGGATCCTTGTCAGGAGCAGGTGGATTCCCATCTGGAGGAAGTGGATCCTTATCAGGGGCAGGTGGATTCCCATCTGGAGGAGGTGGATTCCCGTCAGGAAGCGGATCCTTGTCAGGATCAGGTGGATTCCCATCTGGAGGAGGTGGATTCCCGTCAGGAAGCGGATCCTTGTCTGGATCAGGTGGATTCCCATCTGGAGGAAGTGGATCCTTATCAGGATCAGGTGGATTCCCGTCAGGAAGCGGATCCTTGTCTGGATCAGGTGGATTCCCATCTGGAGGAAGTGGGTCCTTATCAGGATCAGGTGGATTCCCGTCAGGAAGTGGATCCTTGTCTGGATCAGGTGGATTCCCATCTGGAGGAAGTGGATTCCCGTCAGGAAGCGGATCCTTGTCTGGATCAGGTGGATTTCCATCTGGAAGTGGATTCCCGTCAGAAAGTGGATCCTTGTCTGGATCAGGTGGATTCCCATCTGGAAGTGGATCCTTATCAGGATCAGGTGGATTTCCATCTGGAGGAAGTGGATTCCCGTCAGGAAGCGGATCCTTGTCTGGATCAGGTGGATTCCCATCTGGAGGAAGTGGATCCTTGCCTGGATCAGGTGGATTTCCATCTGGAGGAAGTGGATCCTTATCAGGATCAGGTGGATTCCCGTCAGGGAGCGGATCCTCGTCTGGAGGAAGTGGATTCCCATCTGGAGGAGATGGATTTCCATCGTTGTCAGGAGCAGGCGGATTCCCATCTGGAGGAAGTGGATCGTTGTCAGGAGCAGGTGGATTCCCGTCAGGAAGTGGATCGTTATCAGGAGCAGGTGGATATCCGTCAGGAGGAAGTAGATCCTCGGCTGGAAAAGGTGGATTCCCATCCGGAGGAAGTAGTCGCTCGTCTAGCAGAGGCTGA